In Apium graveolens cultivar Ventura chromosome 10, ASM990537v1, whole genome shotgun sequence, the following are encoded in one genomic region:
- the LOC141689439 gene encoding uncharacterized protein LOC141689439, which produces MERKILFVTSLIVLIFVLTYSTAFSTTGSGGRKMGAPEKSGTATEGGTGSAHGPNWEYNWGWGSTPSSGWGYGSGSGKSPNGFGHGSGYGSGTGTGSGSGSGSGSGSGSGYGTGGGGGASGHGSGYGTGSGHSPHG; this is translated from the coding sequence ATGGAACGCAAGATATTATTTGTCACTAGTCTCATAGTACTTATATTCGTATTGACCTATTCAACCGCATTTAGCACCACTGGCAGCGGAGGAAGGAAAATGGGTGCACCGGAAAAGAGTGGCACGGCTACTGAAGGTGGCACCGGATCAGCACATGGTCCTAACTGGGAATACAACTGGGGTTGGGGTTCAACCCCAAGTAGTGGATGGGGTTACGGTTCTGGCTCTGGTAAGTCTCCTAATGGTTTTGGCCACGGTTCTGGGTATGGTTCAGGCACTGGCACCGGCTCAGGCTCCGGATCAGGCTCCGGCTCAGGCTCAGGCTCCGGCTATGGAACTGGTGGCGGTGGTGGTGCTTCTGGCCATGGATCTGGGTATGGAACTGGTTCTGGACATTCACCCCATGGGTGA